From one Vanacampus margaritifer isolate UIUO_Vmar chromosome 12, RoL_Vmar_1.0, whole genome shotgun sequence genomic stretch:
- the LOC144061698 gene encoding uncharacterized protein LOC144061698, whose protein sequence is METIPAYLLLTTRETDEDAFRSRRKSGNVCEELPMACYYIVISSTHLRDGQLRSIKGVFRGPIGAGGHKSNKTDEATSSLYCELCDKQYVRHQQFDNHINSYDHHHKQRLKELKHREFYRALACRRQRRRREERREERLLRKRLQHHHHHHHEQKAEEHCAPGSGPMFRSTTVAVEPASAMEKWSDVHTDSSGRSDGFAALGRDPQSSLVLPLDAALGTRLLSDTRWPYQQRNVNTRTPDDIASKNGGAGQASAFNKLPWAPGFLSDAIGANNVPANSDNKASAASRGRPVCFSLPKRSCVLLHRSAAIFIQAGRSSRDGEKTTQQVDSKVAQKQISTTTTCVRALARELDGEVKATLSLCNRHHGTGAQVHVGGGTGPQDRGGSGLGDKVSRGNGTKDVQVTGGRLIGAQSWTEDRIHVGGRTRAQKSAGSGTGAEDTGASRTEAPDGGPAGCSKARDCGQTVTRTHDSDGSRTRVQLINQNVMRVQTSEGGTTNAQDGGGTGAAVTPGLGTRSTQDGGGIRTAGQVTCQSGTGVQIYVRCGTQAQDCDGAQVTVGSGTGSEDGAGCGAGAKVQNETRAQDRVGRRTGTAQHGGDGGTGTRPQSSGRAATDHHVSSGGPLLTPPPSGCQGSDLQMSGKKTHCSTPAELQQAGLEKQAKESTRPPAARPKEAFCPVASRDGSRVLLWPSEMVRHTRTAPSLSYSVNPLLYDFRAHAGGRREEAGRIKPSVIKRAGCQRKRQSGGGGGGVKSDESQDENESGQAGNLRQVAGPGKGGKQVGADAGSRRRRRKRRGGVRKRGRRKRGEEMKKKKKKKKGRGIITGFCEMARLAREDGGMEERREKRLLSHLAARRMLEGSGKRPRGEEEGWIAQSDALLCHLSANRCNRWKQVNTGAGPQSSSGWGPAITTPLRRGAACNVAISPSIRTPRCPAITDAGPARKHQDADGRGREDKGRESLSEINAQEASVCEAAISAVSSPRRDAACGRQIHLAPSQDGQAACDVPISLVPLPFAGTAGARTQTAAGRNRSVDAQKTQSESSAASGCANTTRTCRDLSQELRGGGKRKWAESLENSAAKKRKRVFHFGLSATLDSTETSEGNSKGLNTNFTPDQTDRVSQDANDNAVHTPSEDAVHDDVIKRQHQHSGKETNPNHISPERTDHICQDANDKPCQDANANELLCPDANDDDGKVVEDATHNRDVIKCGRQQTNLRHLSPDRTDKACQDANDARQSSRLDDITGRFSPNCVAPSECRECHDNVQRVESANVPGGDAEPPAGDVRRRQASKMAEFSSPVKMPRFPRGLPPGRLPVQAPLLLPPPPPPSSFSFHHAIIQHHLSLVPPPLPLPSFPHLLPAFAPHPLALNPPPPSFLASPAIHLLDAPYPLATEFHPVLSQHHPALLAPPHPAALPLQVLF, encoded by the exons ATGGAGACGATTCCCGCATACCTTTTGCTTACCACAAGGGAGACG GACGAGGACGCCTTCCGCTCTCGCCGCAAGTCCGGGAACGTCTGCGAGGAGCTTCCAATGGCGTGCTACTACATTGTGATCAGCTCCACCCACCTGCGTGACGGACAGCTCAGGAGCATCAAAGGGGTGTTCCGAGGACCAATCGGAGCCGGCGGacacaaaagcaacaaaacg GACGAGGCCACCTCCAGCCTGTACTGCGAGCTGTGCGACAAACAATACGTGCGACACCAGCAGTTTGACAACCACATCAACTCCTACGACCATCACCACAAGCAG CGTCTGAAGGAACTGAAGCATCGCGAGTTCTACCGGGCGTTGGCCTGCAGGAGGCAGAGGAGGCGAAGGGAGGAGCGGCGGGAGGAGCGCTTGCTGAGGAAGAGGCtccagcatcatcatcatcatcatcatgagcaGAAAGCGGAGGAGCATTG CGCTCCGGGTTCCGGCCCCATGTTCCGCTCCACCACCGTGGCGGTGGAGCCGGCGAGTGCGATGGAGAAGTGGAGCGACGTCCACACCGACAGCAGCGGTCGCAGCGACGGCTTTGCGGCTCTGGGGAGAG ATCCTCAAAGCTCACTGGTGCTTCCGCTGGACGCCGCGCTGGGAACTCGACTCCTGAGCGACACGCGGTGGCCGTACCAGCAGCGCAACGTTAACACCAGGACGCCTGACGACATCGCCAGCAAAAACGGCGGCGCCGGCCAAGCCAGCGCCTTTAACAAGCTCCCGTGGGCCCCCGGCTTCTTAAGCGACGCCATTGGAGCCAATAACGTCCCCGCCAACAGTGACAACAAAGCCTCCGCCGCCAGCAGGGGGCGCCCGGTTTGCTTCTCACTGCCGAAGAGGAGCTGCGTTCTCCTGCACCGCTCGGCCGCCATCTTCATCCAAGCCGGACGGAGCTCGCGAGACGGCGAAAAGACGACGCAACAAGTGGACAGTAAAGTTGCGCAAAAGCAGATCTCGACGACCAcgacgtgtgtgcgtgctttgGCCAGAGAGCTGGACGGCGAGGTGAAGGCCACGCTGTCTTTATGCAACCGCCACCATGGGACCGGGGCCCAAGTACATGTGGGAGGTGGGACAGGACCCCAAGACAGAGGTGGAAGTGGGCTTGGGGACAAAGTTAGTCGGGGAAATGGAACGAAAGACGTCCAAGTCACCGGCGGTCGGCTTATTGGAGCTCAAAGTTGGACAGAAGACCGAATCCATGTAGGAGGGAGGACAAGAGCCCAGAAGAGTGCAGGAAGTGGAACTGGAGCTGAAGACACAGGTGCGAGTAGAACTGAGGCTCCAGACGGTGGGCCAGCAGGTTGTAGCAAAGCCCGGGACTGTGGTCAAACTGTGACTAGAACCCACGACAGTGACGGAAGCAGGACCCGAGTCCAACTaatcaatcaaaatgtcatgagaGTCCAGACCAGTGAAGGAGGTACGACAAATGCCCAAGACGGTGGTGGAACTGGAGCTGCAGTTACTCCTGGACTTGGGACCAGAAGCACCCAAGATGGTGGTGGAATCAGGACTGCAGGCCAAGTGACTTGTCAAAGTGGGACAGGGGTCCAAATCTATGTAAGATGTGGCACACAAGCCCAAGATTGTGATGGAGCTCAAGTCACTGTTGGCAGCGGAACAGGATCTGAAGACGGGGCTGGATGTGGTGCAGGGGCCAAAGTTCAAAATGAGACGAGAGCCCAAGACCGAGTCGGACGTAGGACTGGGACTGCCCAACATGGTGGCGACGGTGGGACTGGAACCCGACCACAGAGTTCAGGAAGGGCTGCGACTGATCATCATGTGAGCAGTGGTGGTCCACTTCTGACACCACCACCTTCGGGGTGTCAAGGTTCTGACCTTCAGATGTCcggcaaaaaaacacattgttcCACTCCGGCCGAGCTCCAACAAGCAGGACTTGAGAAGCAAGCCAAAGAATCAACGAGACCTCCTGCGGCTCGGCCCAAGGAAGCCTTTTGTCCCGTGGCGAGCCGCGACGGCAGCCGCGTCCTGCTGTGGCCCTCGGAGATGGTCCGGCACACCCGGACGGCGCCCTCGCTCTCCTACAGCGTCAACCCGTTGCTGTACGACTTCCGAGCGCACGCGGGCGGCCGGCGGGAAGAGGCGGGGCGGATAAAGCCGTCAGTGATCAAACGCGCCGGCTGCCAGCGGAAGCGGCAAAgcggcggcggaggcggcggGGTGAAGTCAGATGAAAGCCAGGATGAGAATGAAAGCGGACAGGCGGGAAATCTCCGGCAAGTGGCGGGCCCAGGCAAAGGTGGCAAACAAGTTGGCGCCGATGCTGGatccaggaggaggaggaggaagaggaggggaggggtgaggaagagggggaggaggaaaagaggagaggagatgaaaaagaaaaagaaaaagaaaaaggggagaGGGATAATAACTGGTTTCTGTGAGATGGCGAGGTTGGCACGAGAGGACGGCGGAATGGAGGAAAGGCGGGAAAAGCGACTATTAAGTCATCTGGCGGCGCGGCGGATGCTCGAAGGCTCGGGAAAAAGGccgaggggggaggaggagggatggATAGCGCAGAGCGACGCGCTATTATGTCATCTTTCCGCAAATCGCTGTAATCGCTGGAAGCAGGTGAACACGGGTGCCGGCCCGCAATCGTCCTCCGGGTGGGGTCCCGCCATCACAACGCCCCTCCGCAGGGGTGCGGCATGTAACGTCGCGATTAGTCCCTCCATCCGGACGCCACGCTGTCCCGCAATTACCGACGCGGGGCCGGCCCGTAAACATCAAGACGCGGACGGGCGAGGGCGGGAAGATAAAGGCCGCGAGAGTCTGAGCGAGATAAACGCTCAGGAGGCGAGCGTGTGCGAGGCAGCGATTAGTGCCGTCTCGTCCCCCCGTCGAGACGCAGCGTGCGGGCGCCAAATCCATCTCGCGCCGTCTCAAGATGGCCAAGCAGCATGCGACGTGCCGATTAGCCTCGTCCCCCTTCCCTTTGCCGGCACAGCGGGCGCTCGCACACAAACGGCGGCGGGACGGAATCGTTCCGTTGACGCACAAAAGACGCAAAGCGAGTCGAGCGCCGCATCAGGATGCGCAAACACGACGCGCACCTGTCGGGATCTTTCGCAGGAATTGAGAGGCGGCGGCAAGAGGAAGTGGGCGGAGAGTCTGGAAAACAGTGCGGCGAAGAAACGCAAAAGAGTTTTTCACTTTGGTTTGAGCGCGACTTTGGACTCAACAGAAACCAGCGAAGGGAACAGTAAAGGGTTAAATACAAACTTCACACCTGACCAGACAGATCGCGTAAGTCAGGATGCTAACGACAACGCCGTCCACACGCCTTCAGAGGACGCCGttcatgatgatgtcatcaaacgTCAACATCAACACAGCGGCAAGGAGACGAATCCAAACCACATTTCACCCGAGAGGACAGATCACATATGTCAGGATGCTAACGATAAACCGTGCcaggatgctaatgctaacgagcTACTGTGTCCAGATGCTAACGACGACGACGGCAAAGTCGTTGAAGACGCCACTCACAATCGCGACGTCATCAAATGTGGACGTCAACAGACAAATTTGCGCCACTTGTCACCTGACAGGACGGACAAAGCATGTCAGGATGCTAACGACGCGAGACAATCGTCTCGCCTTGATGACATCACGGGGCGATTTAGTCCAAATTGTGTCGCACCTTCTGAATGCCGTGAATGTCATGACAACGTCCAAAGAGTTGAATCTGCGAATGTGCCTGGTGGGGACGCCGAACCCCCTGCTGGCGACGTCAGGAGACGTCAAGCGAGCAAGATGGCGGAATTTTCCTCCCCAGTGAAGATGCCTCGTTTCCCCCGCGGCCTCCCCCCGGGCCGCCTCCCCGTCCAGGCTCCCCTCctcctgccgccgccgccgccgccgtcgtcctTCTCCTTCCATCACGCCATCATCCAGCACCACCTCTCGCTCGTGCCCCCGCCCCTCCCGCTCCCCTCGTTCCCCCACCTGCTGCCAGCCttcgccccccaccccctcgcGCTAAACCCTCCTCCGCCATCGTTCTTGGCCTCGCCGGCCATCCATCTCCTGGATGCGCCGTATCCCCTGGCGACGGAGTTTCACCCCGTGCTGAGTCAGCACCACCCGGCCCTCCTGGCGCCCCCCCACCCGGCGGCCTTGCCCTTGCAGGTCTTGTTCTAG